From the uncultured Trichococcus sp. genome, one window contains:
- a CDS encoding TetR/AcrR family transcriptional regulator produces MEQKFTKRQLQAIETKKRIKEKALELFQSNDYEKVSTTDICQSLNIAVGNFYRYYSSKEEILMESYPTFDKYVDTEFVLNHFEKNTEAIKYLIYKQTNVAEVLGAKIYAQMLRVQVKNEGKYVIESTRSFHTCLRKLVQTAINEKEIVTSYSAEEISSLILRTSRGLLLEWSMGNGQYSVSEYAVHDIDMILNSMKCR; encoded by the coding sequence GTGGAACAGAAATTTACGAAAAGACAATTGCAAGCTATTGAAACTAAAAAGAGGATCAAGGAGAAAGCCCTGGAATTGTTTCAAAGCAATGACTATGAGAAGGTTTCCACTACTGATATATGTCAATCTTTGAATATTGCAGTGGGGAATTTTTATAGGTATTACTCCTCAAAAGAGGAAATATTGATGGAATCCTACCCGACATTCGATAAATATGTCGATACGGAATTCGTTTTGAATCATTTCGAAAAAAATACGGAAGCCATCAAATATCTGATATATAAACAAACAAACGTCGCAGAGGTGCTTGGAGCGAAAATTTATGCACAGATGCTGAGGGTCCAGGTAAAAAACGAAGGTAAATACGTTATAGAAAGCACGCGTTCCTTTCATACTTGCTTAAGGAAATTGGTTCAAACTGCCATTAATGAAAAAGAAATCGTGACCAGCTATTCTGCAGAAGAAATTTCTTCGCTTATTCTTCGAACCTCCAGGGGTCTTCTTTTGGAATGGTCAATGGGTAACGGCCAATATTCGGTAAGCGAATACGCTGTGCACGATATCGACATGATCCTCAACAGCATGAAATGCAGATAG
- a CDS encoding NADPH-dependent FMN reductase: MKNIVAIVGTNSKKSTNRQLLQYIQRHFKESANIELIEIIEVPLFTRFNRGEYPESVLKISQKIEAADGVIISSPEYDHAVTASLMNLLEWLSLGLYSLVDKPVMLTGASYGRLGSLRAQGHLRQILDAPELKARVMPSSEFLVGNSLAAFDKNGDLKDRALIKQLDALFEDFLYFAEITNKLSKARQGNVEAAKAFSWDKE, from the coding sequence ATGAAAAACATTGTAGCGATTGTCGGAACAAATTCAAAAAAGTCAACCAATCGTCAATTATTGCAATATATTCAACGACACTTTAAGGAGTCAGCCAACATTGAGCTGATTGAAATTATTGAGGTCCCATTATTCACTAGATTTAATCGTGGTGAATATCCGGAATCCGTTCTGAAAATTTCACAGAAAATTGAAGCAGCGGATGGAGTGATCATTTCGTCGCCAGAATATGATCATGCGGTGACGGCTTCGTTGATGAATTTATTGGAGTGGTTGTCTCTTGGCTTGTATTCTTTGGTGGATAAGCCAGTCATGTTGACCGGAGCCTCTTACGGGCGATTAGGTTCTTTGAGGGCTCAGGGACATTTGCGTCAAATTTTGGATGCGCCTGAATTGAAAGCGAGGGTCATGCCTAGTTCAGAGTTTTTGGTCGGTAATTCTTTGGCGGCTTTTGACAAAAACGGCGATCTGAAAGATCGGGCCTTGATCAAACAGTTGGATGCCTTGTTTGAAGACTTTTTGTATTTTGCCGAGATCACAAACAAACTTTCAAAAGCACGCCAAGGCAATGTAGAAGCCGCTAAGGCATTTTCATGGGATAAAGAATAG
- a CDS encoding 6-phospho-alpha-glucosidase, with amino-acid sequence MRKNNVVLVGGGSTWTPGILKAMTTHIKEFPLNKVVLYDVDGDRQSVIGEFAKILFAEEAPDVEFYYTTDKDEAYRDMDFIFCQMRTGGFAMREKDEKIPLSLGVIGQETCGPGGFAYGMRSIRDMVEMVHDVRERSPEAWILNYTNPAAIVGLALNKIFPDDKRILNICDQPVNLLRSYAKLLDYDVNKMEPVYFGLNHFGWFTNIYDEEGNDLAPKLKEIILGGGFKPVDAEQRDASWLETYAMVEDMLRDFPEFLPNTYLQYYLYPDYKLSHMDPNHTRTDEVREGREKKVFEECRRIAANGTAKDSHVVHNDAHGDMMVEVAASIANNSRKTYIVIVPNKGIVSNVPDDVMIEVAASLGKNGPAPYAVGEIGTFYKGLIEGQHAFEKLTVEAYLEQSYTKALQALTLNRTVVDAKKARKVLDALIEANKEFWPTLK; translated from the coding sequence GTGAGAAAAAACAATGTAGTATTAGTTGGTGGAGGTTCGACTTGGACGCCAGGGATTCTGAAGGCGATGACGACCCATATCAAAGAATTTCCGTTGAATAAAGTGGTTTTGTATGATGTCGATGGTGATCGGCAGTCCGTGATCGGTGAGTTCGCCAAGATTCTGTTCGCCGAAGAAGCGCCGGATGTCGAATTTTATTATACGACTGATAAGGATGAAGCCTACAGGGATATGGATTTCATTTTCTGTCAAATGCGTACGGGCGGCTTCGCAATGCGGGAGAAGGATGAAAAGATTCCGTTGAGCCTGGGTGTCATCGGCCAGGAGACTTGCGGTCCGGGTGGATTTGCATATGGCATGCGCTCGATCAGGGATATGGTCGAGATGGTTCATGATGTGCGGGAACGCAGTCCGGAAGCGTGGATTTTGAATTATACGAATCCGGCGGCAATCGTGGGCCTGGCGTTGAATAAAATTTTCCCGGATGACAAGCGCATCCTGAACATCTGCGATCAGCCCGTGAATCTCCTGCGGTCTTACGCCAAGTTGCTGGATTACGACGTAAACAAAATGGAGCCTGTCTACTTTGGGCTGAACCACTTCGGTTGGTTCACCAACATCTACGACGAAGAAGGGAACGATCTGGCGCCGAAATTGAAGGAGATTATTTTAGGCGGCGGATTCAAGCCAGTGGATGCCGAGCAGCGCGATGCTTCTTGGTTGGAGACTTACGCGATGGTAGAAGATATGCTGCGCGATTTTCCGGAGTTCTTGCCGAACACCTATCTGCAATATTATTTGTATCCCGACTACAAGCTTTCCCATATGGACCCGAACCATACCCGCACCGACGAAGTCCGCGAGGGCCGCGAGAAAAAAGTTTTTGAGGAATGCAGACGCATCGCTGCGAACGGCACCGCCAAGGATTCGCATGTCGTGCACAATGATGCGCATGGCGACATGATGGTCGAGGTGGCGGCATCGATCGCCAACAATTCCCGCAAGACTTACATCGTCATCGTGCCGAACAAGGGCATCGTGTCGAACGTGCCCGATGATGTGATGATCGAAGTTGCTGCCTCGCTCGGTAAAAATGGCCCGGCGCCATACGCAGTCGGTGAAATCGGCACCTTCTACAAAGGCTTGATCGAAGGGCAGCATGCTTTCGAAAAACTGACGGTCGAAGCTTATCTGGAACAGTCCTATACAAAAGCGCTCCAGGCGTTGACGTTGAACCGGACTGTTGTGGATGCAAAAAAAGCCAGGAAAGTTTTGGATGCGCTGATTGAGGCAAACAAAGAATTTTGGCCGACACTGAAATAA
- a CDS encoding sugar ABC transporter permease: MAKVKKTTGYKAQRRYSLAAVYAILAVLSVVWLFPIVWIVLTSFRAEGGAFVPYIIPKSFTLENYRILLQNTTGNYPFVRWFLNTLFVSVVSCILSTFITIAMAYALSRLRFKMRKPFLKVALVLNMFPGFMSMIAVYYILKALNLTESLLALILVYSAGSALGFYIAKGFFDTIPMALDESAMIDGANKWEIFTKITLPLSKPIIVYTSLLAFMGPWMDFIFAKIIMGDNIPNYTIAIGLFTMMTRTTANSLFMAFTAGCVLIAIPITILFIFMQRFYVEGVTSGSVKG, from the coding sequence ATGGCAAAAGTAAAGAAAACAACAGGATACAAAGCGCAGCGGCGGTATTCGCTGGCTGCAGTCTACGCCATCCTGGCTGTCCTGTCGGTCGTTTGGCTATTCCCGATTGTATGGATCGTTTTGACCAGCTTCCGGGCAGAGGGCGGGGCGTTCGTTCCGTACATCATTCCAAAATCATTCACGTTGGAAAACTACAGGATCCTGCTGCAGAACACAACCGGAAATTACCCATTTGTGCGCTGGTTCCTGAACACGCTGTTCGTTTCCGTGGTCAGCTGCATCCTGTCGACCTTCATCACGATCGCAATGGCGTACGCCCTGTCGCGCCTGCGCTTCAAGATGCGGAAACCGTTCCTGAAAGTCGCGTTGGTCCTGAACATGTTCCCCGGATTCATGAGCATGATCGCCGTGTACTACATCCTGAAAGCCCTGAACCTGACGGAAAGCCTGCTTGCTTTGATTCTGGTCTATTCCGCGGGCTCCGCGCTGGGCTTCTACATCGCCAAAGGATTCTTCGATACGATCCCGATGGCGCTGGACGAATCGGCCATGATCGACGGCGCAAACAAGTGGGAAATCTTCACGAAAATCACGCTGCCGCTGTCCAAACCGATCATCGTGTACACGTCTTTGCTGGCCTTCATGGGGCCGTGGATGGACTTCATCTTCGCGAAAATCATCATGGGCGACAACATCCCGAACTACACGATCGCGATCGGGCTGTTCACGATGATGACCCGCACAACCGCGAACTCGCTGTTCATGGCGTTCACCGCAGGTTGCGTACTGATCGCCATCCCGATCACGATCCTATTCATCTTCATGCAACGCTTCTATGTGGAAGGCGTGACTTCCGGATCAGTCAAAGGATAA
- a CDS encoding extracellular solute-binding protein: protein MKTNWKKYFGSGLILGASAMVLAACGGTADTSDTGSAENTSGEVVVEGDIKLWVDTDHVEVFKGIVADFEKEFPEVTVEVAAGSSADAKKDVSKDPKAAADVFMMPHDQVGQMAEAGLLYPNTKYADEVKANNVESAVEGVTWNDELYGYPYGVESQVLYYNKAKLTEDDVKSWTTLSEKGKIGTNFAEAGANYIFGPLFMSNGLYLYGETGEDPSGTNFNDEKGAEVLAWIAAQKNNPGVIQSGAEALANLEAGVSDAFLSGPWSKNDVIKALGENMGVAAYPTVDFGSGEVQMKAFLGVKLFAVNQQTDAPLASMALANYLSNETSQMTEFQEMGVIPSNKVVQANAEVQEDVVAKAVMEMSQSTHSVVMPKVPEIVSFWPAMDAIINDAYKGNITEDEYMEKLDKLASDTSKVTEEKE, encoded by the coding sequence GTGAAAACGAATTGGAAAAAATATTTTGGAAGCGGTTTAATTTTAGGGGCGTCCGCAATGGTCTTAGCGGCATGCGGTGGCACAGCTGATACAAGCGACACTGGCTCGGCTGAGAACACATCCGGGGAAGTCGTCGTTGAAGGCGACATCAAATTGTGGGTGGACACGGACCACGTGGAAGTCTTCAAAGGAATCGTGGCTGACTTCGAAAAAGAATTCCCTGAAGTTACGGTTGAAGTGGCAGCAGGAAGCTCAGCGGATGCAAAAAAAGATGTCTCTAAAGATCCAAAAGCAGCTGCCGATGTTTTCATGATGCCGCATGACCAGGTCGGTCAAATGGCTGAAGCGGGTCTGTTGTACCCGAATACAAAATACGCAGATGAAGTAAAAGCAAACAACGTGGAATCGGCTGTCGAAGGCGTAACCTGGAACGATGAGCTTTACGGCTACCCATACGGCGTTGAATCGCAAGTTCTCTACTATAACAAAGCGAAACTGACTGAAGATGATGTGAAGAGCTGGACGACATTGTCTGAAAAAGGCAAAATCGGCACAAACTTTGCTGAAGCAGGAGCCAACTATATCTTCGGACCGCTGTTCATGAGTAACGGTCTGTACTTGTACGGTGAAACCGGCGAAGATCCAAGCGGAACTAACTTTAATGACGAAAAAGGTGCTGAAGTCCTTGCATGGATCGCAGCTCAAAAGAACAATCCAGGCGTGATCCAATCCGGAGCTGAAGCCTTAGCCAACTTGGAAGCGGGCGTTTCGGATGCATTCCTTTCCGGACCTTGGTCGAAAAATGACGTCATCAAAGCCTTGGGCGAAAATATGGGCGTTGCAGCTTACCCGACAGTCGATTTCGGCAGCGGCGAAGTTCAGATGAAAGCTTTCTTGGGAGTCAAATTATTTGCGGTAAACCAACAGACAGATGCTCCTTTAGCATCCATGGCATTGGCGAACTACCTGTCCAACGAAACTTCCCAAATGACTGAATTCCAGGAAATGGGCGTCATCCCATCTAACAAAGTCGTTCAGGCAAATGCGGAAGTGCAAGAAGATGTCGTGGCGAAAGCGGTCATGGAAATGTCCCAATCCACTCATTCAGTCGTCATGCCTAAAGTTCCGGAAATCGTTTCATTCTGGCCAGCAATGGATGCCATCATCAATGATGCATACAAAGGCAACATCACCGAAGATGAGTACATGGAAAAACTGGACAAATTGGCCAGCGACACATCCAAAGTAACAGAAGAAAAAGAATAA
- a CDS encoding sugar ABC transporter permease: MFKKKSYGQQMTFRELFKEGDVATKLSFVVMGAANLANKQYLKGLIFLFSQIAFFYWLIRNGLRALAMLATLGTQGQGLVFDERLGIEVLQEGDNSMLLLLFGIAAIVICLLLVGLYIINLKSARHIHGLKQAGKKIPSTMDDLASLLNERFYLTLMTIPLLGVLLFTVLPLLYMISIAFTNYDHTHLPPKNLFTWVGLVNFGNVISGNMADTFFPVLGWTLIWATLATVTCFFFGILLALLINTKGLKFKGVWRTIFVITMAVPQFISLLVMRNLLNGAGPINATLLSLGLIDSAIPFLTDPIWAKITVIVVNMWIGIPATMLVSTGIIQNLPTDQIEAARIDGANKLQIFRNITFPQILFVMMPALIQQFIGNINNFNVIFLLTGGGPSNSDFYGAGSTDLLVTWLYNLTVNTMDYNLASVIGILIFILSAAFSLLAYTRTNSFKEG; the protein is encoded by the coding sequence ATGTTCAAGAAAAAAAGTTACGGCCAGCAGATGACCTTTCGGGAGTTGTTCAAAGAAGGGGATGTCGCAACAAAACTTTCCTTTGTTGTCATGGGAGCTGCCAATCTTGCCAATAAACAATACTTAAAGGGTTTGATTTTCCTGTTTTCGCAGATCGCCTTCTTCTATTGGCTGATCCGCAACGGACTGCGGGCGCTGGCCATGTTGGCGACGTTGGGTACTCAGGGGCAAGGGCTCGTTTTTGATGAACGCTTGGGGATTGAAGTGCTGCAAGAGGGCGACAACTCGATGTTACTGCTATTATTCGGCATCGCTGCCATTGTAATTTGTTTGCTCCTTGTGGGTTTGTACATCATCAATCTGAAAAGCGCGCGGCATATCCATGGATTGAAGCAAGCGGGCAAAAAGATTCCGAGCACGATGGATGATTTGGCGAGTCTGCTGAACGAACGGTTCTACCTTACCCTGATGACGATTCCGTTGTTGGGCGTACTGCTGTTCACGGTCCTGCCGTTGCTTTACATGATCTCGATCGCCTTCACGAACTATGATCATACGCACTTGCCGCCGAAAAACCTCTTTACCTGGGTCGGCTTGGTGAACTTCGGTAACGTCATTTCCGGAAATATGGCAGATACCTTCTTCCCGGTCTTGGGCTGGACGCTGATCTGGGCGACGCTGGCGACGGTCACTTGCTTTTTCTTCGGCATCCTGCTGGCACTTTTGATCAACACCAAAGGCTTGAAATTCAAAGGCGTTTGGCGCACGATTTTCGTCATCACGATGGCAGTGCCGCAGTTCATCTCGCTGTTGGTGATGCGCAATCTGTTGAATGGCGCGGGTCCCATCAACGCAACGCTGCTGAGCCTGGGCCTGATCGATTCCGCCATCCCGTTTTTGACGGATCCGATTTGGGCAAAAATTACGGTCATCGTCGTCAATATGTGGATCGGTATTCCGGCAACGATGCTGGTTTCGACGGGGATCATCCAAAACCTGCCGACTGATCAGATCGAGGCGGCCAGGATCGACGGCGCCAACAAGCTGCAGATCTTCAGGAACATCACTTTCCCGCAAATTTTGTTCGTCATGATGCCAGCGCTGATCCAACAATTCATCGGCAACATCAACAACTTCAACGTCATTTTCCTTTTGACCGGCGGCGGCCCATCGAATTCCGACTTCTACGGAGCGGGTTCGACGGATTTGCTGGTTACGTGGCTGTACAACTTGACCGTCAACACGATGGACTACAATTTGGCATCCGTCATCGGCATCCTGATCTTCATCCTGTCCGCAGCTTTCAGTCTGCTGGCTTACACAAGAACGAATTCATTCAAGGAGGGCTAA
- a CDS encoding NADPH-dependent FMN reductase, protein MMKFLGIVGSTADISFNRILLKYMQRRFDDKFELQLIEVKDFPLFNQDIPLEEVPLVSAVARKIEAADGIIIATPEHNHTISAALKSFLEWMSSDVHPFDGKPVMIVGASYFAYGSSRAQLHLRQVLDAPGVNAVVLPSNEFLLGDVKKAFDDFNNLKDPGTVKFLETCLDNFVRFVKIINQVADKNYAEKDVSVWDEELPNIEVDVISGASESY, encoded by the coding sequence ATGATGAAATTTTTAGGAATAGTCGGTTCCACAGCCGATATTTCGTTTAACCGTATTTTATTGAAATATATGCAAAGGCGTTTCGACGATAAGTTTGAACTCCAACTGATAGAAGTCAAGGATTTTCCTTTATTTAATCAGGATATCCCGTTGGAGGAAGTGCCTTTGGTTTCCGCAGTAGCGCGTAAGATTGAAGCAGCTGATGGTATCATAATCGCCACTCCAGAGCACAATCATACTATTTCGGCTGCATTGAAATCGTTTTTGGAATGGATGTCTTCAGATGTGCATCCTTTTGATGGCAAGCCTGTGATGATAGTCGGAGCTTCTTACTTTGCTTATGGTTCTTCCAGAGCGCAATTACATCTGCGTCAAGTTCTTGATGCGCCTGGAGTCAATGCGGTGGTGCTGCCAAGCAATGAATTTTTGCTCGGTGATGTAAAAAAAGCTTTTGATGATTTTAATAACCTAAAAGACCCGGGGACCGTCAAGTTTTTGGAAACGTGTCTCGATAATTTTGTCCGTTTTGTAAAAATCATCAATCAAGTGGCGGATAAAAATTATGCAGAAAAAGATGTATCCGTTTGGGATGAAGAACTTCCCAATATTGAAGTCGATGTTATTTCAGGAGCTTCAGAGTCTTATTAG
- a CDS encoding nitronate monooxygenase: MGRVTEMLGIKYPIFCGAMGGISKPELVIAVAEAGGMGILATAGISPEAVRQDVRKIKEKTDKPFGANIAIISGNVEALLTVLLEEGVRFFTTGAGNPIPLIDPIHKAGGKIFPVVPSARVAKKMEDSGADGVVVEGTEAGGHVGEATTMTLTRQAAEAVDIPVICAGGIADGHGIVAAYALGADGVQLGTIFVASKEAPIHDNYKQAILNATDTSTMVSGRRAGGPIRIERNLASRKHIEIDQDLKAGVKEIEGYTIPSLIRAALYGDVENEIVTYGQIAGLIHEIKPVKQIIEDLFSEAEEVLKNIDLNK; encoded by the coding sequence ATGGGTAGAGTCACGGAGATGTTAGGGATAAAATATCCGATTTTTTGTGGGGCTATGGGAGGTATCTCTAAGCCTGAATTGGTGATTGCCGTAGCCGAAGCTGGTGGTATGGGGATTTTGGCGACAGCTGGGATAAGCCCTGAAGCAGTGCGTCAAGACGTTCGGAAAATTAAAGAAAAAACGGATAAACCTTTCGGTGCAAATATTGCGATCATCTCGGGGAATGTAGAAGCATTGCTGACTGTCCTTTTGGAAGAAGGTGTGAGATTCTTTACGACTGGCGCAGGTAATCCAATTCCGCTGATCGATCCTATTCATAAAGCGGGAGGAAAAATTTTCCCTGTCGTTCCATCTGCCCGAGTAGCTAAAAAGATGGAAGATAGCGGTGCGGACGGAGTAGTGGTTGAAGGGACAGAAGCTGGTGGCCATGTAGGGGAAGCGACCACGATGACTTTGACACGCCAAGCAGCTGAGGCCGTCGATATTCCGGTTATCTGTGCAGGCGGTATTGCGGATGGACACGGTATCGTGGCGGCATATGCACTAGGCGCAGACGGCGTTCAGCTGGGGACAATTTTTGTGGCATCAAAAGAAGCGCCTATTCACGACAATTACAAGCAAGCCATTCTCAATGCAACGGATACGTCGACAATGGTTTCGGGTCGCCGTGCCGGCGGACCAATCCGTATCGAACGCAATTTAGCTTCACGCAAACATATTGAAATTGACCAGGATCTGAAGGCGGGCGTGAAGGAAATCGAAGGCTATACGATCCCATCCTTGATCCGTGCAGCCCTTTATGGTGATGTGGAAAACGAAATCGTCACATATGGGCAAATTGCTGGATTAATTCATGAAATCAAACCTGTCAAACAGATTATCGAAGATTTATTCAGTGAAGCAGAAGAAGTACTAAAAAACATAGATCTCAACAAATAG
- a CDS encoding glycoside hydrolase family 13 protein has protein sequence MNTSALYHRPESEFAYLYDHETMHVRLRTARGDVREMGLLYGDPYFLDKEEWFRKPLQMIKTLSTDLYDYWFVQVNAPLKRLSYAFALTGHDGISVFYGDHGVYPLEEDYLRMPNNYFRMPFFHEVDRYKTPEWVKKTVWYQIFPERFANGDPSNDPEGTLAWGSEDPTRQNFFGGDLQGVIDKLDYLEDLGINGIYFCPIFEASSNHKYDTIDYLKIDPAFGDAETFKKLVDECHRRGMKVMLDAVFNHIGDSSPQWQDVLENGEDSQYVDWFHINEFPASYKRGENFEDAYDITYDVFAANPHMPKLNTANPEVQDYLLNIARYWIEAFDIDAWRLDVANEVDHAFWKKFRVICDEAKKDFYILGEIWHSSQNWLQGDEFHAVMNYAFTDAIMGYFVKNELSLSKMVSEMNNQLMLYRDQTNQMQFNILDSHDTPRLLTEANEDKDIMKQAMAFTYIQPGVPCLYYGDEIGLTGGMDPDCRKCMVWEEEKQDRDLHRFVKELNGIRKEQQKILSEGTVYWRQVSEESGVIIFERMLGGEVIRGAFNTGERSARVELIGNALFGNLADVSDGTVELERKGFVLMKE, from the coding sequence ATGAACACTTCAGCGCTTTACCATCGCCCCGAAAGCGAGTTTGCCTATCTGTATGACCATGAAACGATGCACGTCCGTCTGCGCACCGCACGCGGAGACGTAAGGGAGATGGGTCTGCTTTACGGGGACCCTTATTTTTTGGACAAAGAGGAGTGGTTCCGCAAACCGCTTCAGATGATCAAAACACTTTCCACCGATCTGTATGATTACTGGTTCGTGCAAGTGAACGCACCGTTAAAACGATTGTCCTATGCGTTCGCCTTAACGGGCCATGACGGAATCTCCGTCTTCTATGGCGATCACGGTGTTTACCCATTGGAAGAAGACTATTTGCGGATGCCGAATAATTACTTCCGGATGCCCTTCTTCCATGAAGTTGACCGCTACAAAACACCGGAATGGGTCAAAAAAACCGTTTGGTATCAGATCTTCCCGGAACGTTTCGCCAATGGGGATCCGAGCAACGATCCGGAAGGCACGCTGGCCTGGGGATCGGAAGACCCGACCAGACAGAACTTCTTCGGCGGCGACCTGCAGGGGGTCATCGACAAGCTTGACTACTTGGAGGACCTCGGAATCAACGGGATTTACTTCTGCCCGATCTTTGAAGCTTCTTCCAACCATAAGTACGATACGATCGATTACCTGAAGATCGACCCGGCCTTCGGGGATGCCGAAACTTTCAAAAAACTCGTGGACGAATGCCACAGACGCGGCATGAAAGTCATGCTGGATGCCGTCTTCAACCATATCGGCGATTCTTCCCCGCAATGGCAGGACGTGCTTGAAAATGGTGAAGATTCGCAATATGTCGACTGGTTCCACATCAATGAGTTCCCCGCTTCCTACAAGCGCGGCGAAAATTTTGAGGATGCTTATGATATCACCTACGATGTCTTTGCCGCCAACCCGCATATGCCGAAGCTGAACACGGCCAATCCGGAAGTGCAGGATTATCTGCTGAATATCGCCCGTTATTGGATCGAAGCCTTCGATATCGACGCTTGGCGTTTGGATGTCGCGAACGAAGTCGACCACGCTTTCTGGAAAAAATTCCGGGTCATCTGCGATGAGGCCAAAAAAGATTTCTACATTCTCGGCGAAATTTGGCACTCTTCCCAAAACTGGCTGCAGGGCGACGAATTCCATGCGGTCATGAACTACGCCTTCACTGATGCGATCATGGGCTATTTCGTGAAGAATGAATTATCATTGAGTAAAATGGTTTCGGAAATGAACAACCAACTGATGCTCTATCGCGACCAGACGAACCAAATGCAGTTCAATATCCTGGATTCCCACGATACGCCGCGCCTGTTGACCGAAGCCAACGAGGACAAAGACATCATGAAACAAGCGATGGCCTTTACTTATATCCAGCCTGGCGTGCCTTGCCTGTACTACGGGGATGAAATCGGCTTGACCGGCGGGATGGACCCGGATTGCCGCAAATGCATGGTCTGGGAAGAAGAAAAACAGGACCGCGATCTGCACCGATTCGTGAAAGAACTGAACGGTATCCGCAAGGAACAGCAAAAAATTCTTTCGGAAGGCACCGTTTATTGGCGGCAAGTATCCGAGGAATCCGGCGTGATCATTTTTGAGCGCATGCTGGGCGGCGAGGTCATCCGCGGCGCCTTCAATACCGGTGAACGCTCGGCACGGGTCGAACTGATTGGGAATGCCTTGTTCGGGAATCTGGCGGACGTGTCGGACGGAACGGTCGAATTGGAGCGCAAAGGTTTTGTGTTGATGAAGGAATGA
- a CDS encoding MurR/RpiR family transcriptional regulator, translated as MHYKVIHQLKERNFDREYSESESAVLDYLEEHFQQIPSMTVIKVAAESFTSQATVNRTCKLLGFVGYSQLKYAIDEDIKLMHQKSFSHVMDTEYMISKIDFETSTDLVKHMIKSRSKLLLFGLGGSHISAQYLQRQLLYLSITSVIVSETQMLKLFPNYTIVILSSSGETQRCLQLINEARKAKMNILSITKKGSSVMRGSDLTFCHDVPIDKVKSISREQQLHMMVMVHEIVNQMQSAEFEKMKR; from the coding sequence ATGCATTATAAAGTGATTCATCAACTGAAGGAGCGTAATTTTGATCGGGAATACAGCGAGAGCGAATCGGCTGTATTGGATTATCTAGAGGAACATTTTCAGCAGATCCCTTCCATGACGGTCATAAAGGTAGCGGCAGAGAGCTTTACCTCACAGGCGACAGTGAACCGCACCTGTAAATTGTTGGGGTTTGTCGGCTACAGTCAGCTGAAATATGCGATTGACGAAGATATCAAATTGATGCATCAAAAATCATTCTCTCACGTGATGGATACGGAATACATGATTTCGAAGATTGATTTCGAGACCTCGACCGATTTAGTCAAGCATATGATCAAATCCCGAAGTAAACTTTTACTGTTCGGTTTAGGTGGATCCCACATTTCCGCGCAGTACCTGCAAAGACAGTTGCTATATTTGAGTATCACCTCAGTCATTGTTTCCGAGACGCAGATGCTCAAACTGTTCCCGAACTATACGATCGTCATTTTATCTAGCTCCGGGGAGACCCAGCGCTGTCTGCAGTTGATCAATGAGGCACGCAAAGCCAAGATGAACATTTTATCCATCACTAAAAAGGGCTCATCGGTCATGCGGGGCAGTGATCTGACTTTCTGCCATGATGTCCCGATCGACAAAGTGAAGAGCATTTCCCGTGAGCAACAACTCCATATGATGGTGATGGTGCATGAAATCGTCAACCAGATGCAGAGTGCTGAATTTGAAAAAATGAAAAGATGA